AAGAGGCAACATTGCGCAGTGCAGAAAACGTCATGAAAATGATAGAATATGTAATAGAGGCCCGCAAGGCACTGCAACGCAATGTCAATGCAAGGCTGGCGATGGACCTGCTTCTGATGCGCTTCGCCGCATAACCAATGAATTAAGGAGTTTTTTTTGCGAATAGTAAAAGTTCAATTCACGCACGCCGGAAAGCTGTATGACTTCAATGCCGGTGACCTTCAGATAAAAGCCGGGGACCAGGTAATCGTTGAAACAGAACGTGGGCGCAGCATTGCAGCAGTGGTTGTCCCGCCGACAGAGTATGACGACCCCGTTGTCCCTGACGGTATAAAAAAGGTCATGCGGATGGCCCACGCCGAAGACCTTGCCGCTCTGGAAAGAATCCGCGCCAAGGAGGCAGAGGCGTTCACCTTCTGCCAGGCCAAGGTTTCCGAACGCTCGATGGAGATGAAACTGGTAAAGGTCGAGTACCTGTTTGACGGCAGCAAGGCTATCTTCTTTTTCACCGCTGACGGCAGAGTCGATTTCCGGGAGCTGGTCAAAGACCTGGCCCACCAGTTTCACACAAGGATTGAAATGCGCCAGATAGGGGTCCGCGACGAAGCCAAGATGGTAGGCGGAATCGGCATCTGCGGTCGTGAGCTCTGCTGCGCCACATTCCTGCGCGATTTTGCCCCGGTGTCGGTAAAAATGGCCAAAGAGCAGAGCCTTGCCCTCAACCCAACCAAAATATCCGGTCAATGCGGCCGGCTGCTCTGCTGCCTGGGATATGAGTTCGAGACTTACTGCAGCCTGCGACAAGGACTGCCCAAATGTGGCAAAAGGGTCCAGTGCGGTTGCAACGAAGGAGAGGTCATTAAGGTTGATATCCTTCGGAGCTGTTTCACCATCAAGACCGATGATGACCGACAGGTTGAGATCTGCAAGGATGAGCTACCACCCGATTCGATAATTGAACGCCCCAAAAAGCAGCCAGTCCCTGAAAAGGCAAAGAATGAGCCGAAACCTGAACCTGCGTCCGGCACCAAGCCCCGCAGGGAAAAACGCAGAGACCGTGACAGAGGGCGCGATAAAGACAAGGATAAAGATAAACCCAGGGAGAAACAATGAAACCGACCTATTACGTCAGCACCCCTATTTACTACGTTAATGACGTACCGCATATCGGTCACGCCTACACGACCTTGGCCGCAGATGTCATTGCCAGATACAAACGGCTGAAAGGGTTTGATGTCTTTTTCCTGACCGGCAGCGACGAGCATGGTCAAAAAGTAGAAAAGGCTGCCACTGCTTCAGGCGAAACACCGCTCGAACTGGCAGATCGCGTCGTCAAGCGGTTCCAGGCGTTATGGGACAAGCTGGGCATTGAATACACCGATTTTATCAGGACTACTCAGGAGCGGCACAAGCAAGGCGTGAGTCAGATATTCAGCAAGATCCTGGAGCAGGGCGACATCTATCTCAGCGAATATGAAGACTGGTACTGCACCCCGTGCGAAACCTTCTGGACCGAAACCCAGTTGATTGACAGCAAC
This window of the Geoanaerobacter pelophilus genome carries:
- a CDS encoding PSP1 domain-containing protein, with product MRIVKVQFTHAGKLYDFNAGDLQIKAGDQVIVETERGRSIAAVVVPPTEYDDPVVPDGIKKVMRMAHAEDLAALERIRAKEAEAFTFCQAKVSERSMEMKLVKVEYLFDGSKAIFFFTADGRVDFRELVKDLAHQFHTRIEMRQIGVRDEAKMVGGIGICGRELCCATFLRDFAPVSVKMAKEQSLALNPTKISGQCGRLLCCLGYEFETYCSLRQGLPKCGKRVQCGCNEGEVIKVDILRSCFTIKTDDDRQVEICKDELPPDSIIERPKKQPVPEKAKNEPKPEPASGTKPRREKRRDRDRGRDKDKDKDKPREKQ